The Chitinophaga parva genomic sequence AAAGACCGTGCTTTCCTGTCGCTGGACTATAGCATCGCCGGCTGGAAAATTGATTACACCATTAATTACAACGGCCGCAAACGCATTCCCAGCACCGCTGAAAATCCGGCGGTATACCAGCTGCCAGCCTATTCCAATGACTTTGTACTCATGAATGCGCAGGTAAGTAAAACGGTAGGTAAACAACGCGCAATGGACTTTTATGTAGGGATTGAAAACATTGGCGGCTACATGCAGCAGGGCGCCATCCTGGCGGCAGACCAGCCTTTCAGTCCGTACTTCGATGCCTCCCTGGTGTGGGGGCCGGTGAGCGGGCGCATGGCGTATGCAGGCTGGCGTTATAAGATCAAATAAAACGCAGGCCGGCCAGGAAATATTGCCTGCCGTGCGTCAGGGAAAAGTCAGGAAAACGGAGGTGTTAATGGAATGCTAAAGTGGTGACCTTCATTAAATTATTGGGCTTGATATGCGTCTAACCTGTACTAAAACCCAAAAAGATGAAAAAGGTAATTATAGCAGCACTGTTTGCGATGGCCATTACAACAAGCGCTTCCGCAGCGCCTGCCGGTCCCGGACATGGCTGGGGCGGACGACCGGTAGTGATAGTACACAGCGGTTTTTACAGCCCCTGGTATGGACCTTACGGAGGCTGGGGCTTTGGGTACCCCTACGGATATCCTTACGCCATGATGCCGTACCGCCCGTCTAAACTGGACCTGCAGATACAGGACATCCGCAATGATTATGCGGATAAGATCGAGTCTATGAAAATGGACCGTTCCCTCAGCGGGAAAGAAAGAAGGCAGAAGATCAGGGAGTTTAAGGCAGAACGGGATCACGAGATCCGTGACACCAAAGCAAACTACTATAAATCTTAAACCTGGAACTGTGAGGTTGGATAAAAGCCCCGTCGCGCCTGCGGCGGGGTTTTTTGTTTTATGGCTGCCGTTGCCGGAATTCGGAAATGCTGGACCCGGTTTGCTGGCGGAAGAAACGGCTGAAATGCGCAGGGCTGACAAAGCCCAGTGCATAAGCAATCTCCTTGGCGGATTTGTCCGTGTAATGCAGGTAGCGTTGCGCTTCCTGGACGATGCGGCGTTGAATAAGCCGGGAGGGGGATGGATGATTAAAAATGGCAAATAGGTTCGCCAGTGTTTTGGGAGAACGGTTCAGCGCATGGGCATAGAACTGTACTTCATGCTGGTCCCGGAAATGGATCTCCAGTAACAGGTTGAATTTGCGCAGGATATCCATTTTTTCATCCGTAAAGCGTGCGTAGCTGTCAGTCTGCTGCTTGGCGATCCGTGTTACATTGATGATCAGTCTTTTCAGTAAGGTGCGTAACATTTCCCCCTGCATGCGGTCTTTCACCGCCATATCTTCCACGCACAGGTCGCGGATGATGTGGATGTTCCTGATATCCACCGGCGACAGGGCTACGAAGAGCGGATGCTGTATGCCATAGAACAGGAATCCTACGCAACCCACTTCTGCATCATGATCCGCAATGCAATAGAAGTCGCGGTTGAACTGCCAGGCGATCAGCCATTCCGGGTGTTCAAACCGGAAATGCTGGTTGGCCATCAATGGGAGCACAGCGTTTGCGGGCAACAGGTAAGGCACCTCGTCTATCGTTATAGACTGGTCTTTGCCGTCATTATATACGATAGCGTTAGTGGTGTCCGGCCCGGCTGCAATGCCTTCGCCGGCAAAGGCCGGTTCATGTATCAACACGGTGAACCGGCCCTTCTTGTTATCCTCAAATTGTAGTTTCATACCTTGTGCTGCTTCAATTTACGTAAATGGCGCCTATTGCAGCTTTACGCGGATGATATTGCTGATGGCAGGCAGCGTGGTGAACGCGTTTGGATTGGGCACCAGGGTGATGGGTTTGTTGTCAGTGAGCGGGGTACCGGCCAGGTTGAACTGGGTGATGCCGGCGCCCGGGAACTGGTCAATGGCGGTGCCATCGTCATATAAAGCAATGCTGTTGGAAATATCCCCTTTTGCCGTAGCATCCACGCCATTTCCGGTAGTGGCAAAGAACCAGTCGTTGGAGAAACCGTACATCGTGGCAATGGCCAGCCGGTCCCCCTTGTGTACCTGCAATGCCTGGGATACCGCACCACCGCTCATTTCGCCGATCACCGGCAGCAGTACGGTGGTATTAGGGGCCGGGAGTACATACACTGCTTTAACCCCTGGTTTGTTTTTCAGGGCAGCGGCAAGGATCGTCGCATCGCCTTGCTGGGCCAGGTTTTTAAGCCCTTCGCCACGGTCTGCCTCACCGGTCTGGTAGAAAGGATTGGCATCACCGTTATAAACTACAACAAGGATGGGGGAGAGCGGGGTGAAGATACCGGTGTTGGCGGTAAGATAAGTGTTCAACGCGCTGTTGTCGCCGGCCTCCGCAATGTTGGTCAGCCCGTTAGCCGTAGGTTTGTCCTTGGTATAAATAGGCGATGGGTTCAGCAATGTGCCGCCTGCAATGTAAGACACTGCCCATACACCAGGGCTCAGGGGTGTCTCGTTTTGGGTGCCGCCGGAAATATTCTTTAGCGAGAGGGTGAAATAAGAGTTGCCTTCATAATGCAGGCGGGCGCTCACCAGCCTGGAAGCGGCCAGGTAGGTATTGCCCTGGGCGTCTGTGCCGTTCACCTCCGTTACATTGGCGCTTGCAGGCGTGCCGGGATGGGTAACATTGGCGCCCGGAACCTGGTTCACGCGGGTGCCATTGTCCCACAGCTTCACCTGGGCGGAAACATCTCCTTCAATAGGATTGCCGCTGGCATCGTAGGGTTGAATGCCCGGATTGCCGGGGGCAAAGAACAGGTCATTGGACCAGCCATACATAGCCGCAAAGCTGATGGCTTCTCCCTTTGCAGCAGAGAAACGGATGCTGACGGAGTCGCCGGGAAAAATAAGACCCGGGCTGCCAGCTCCTTTAAAAGTACCGGACTCTACGAGCGGGCGGGATTGTAAAACATTTTCCACCGTAAGGGTAAGGCCGGTAGCCGGGGGGGTATTATGATCTTTCTTGCAGGCGGTAAAGGCCAGTGGCAGGGCCATCAAGGCCAGCATGACAGCAGGTTTGTTATGTAGCATGTGATTGACTTTTGTGATACGGCAAAGCTATCACAGAAGCCAGGGCCGGGAAATACCGGCAATTCCCGAAGACTTGCCTGATTTTCCCGGGAGGCATGCATTTTATTCCCGGCGTACGGCCGTTGCGCTCCGAAAACGATTTCGTGACCCGGCCGGAACGGCAGCGGATTATATATTATCTTGGCAGCTTGCTGAACAAAATACCACGTTGCACATGAAAAGACACTTACTCCCGCTGTTGCTCCTGGCAACGGCTGCCTTTCAAACGGCCCGCTCACAGGGCATTCTCCACACCAAAGGCCAGCAGATCGTAGATGCCAGGGGCAATAACGTATTGTTTCGCGGTATAGGCCTGGGCGGCTGGATGCTGCAGGAAGGCTACATGCTCCACCTCAACCAGGAAGGGCAGCAACACAAGATCCGGGAACGCATTGGCAAACTCCTGACACCGGAACAGACCCAGGAATTTTACGACACGTGGCTGGCACATAACACTACGAAAGCAGACATTGATTCCCTCAAAGCCTGGGGCTTTAACCAGGTACGCCTGCCCATGCACTTTGCCCTTTACACCCTGCCGTCTGACAAGGAGCCCGTGCCCGGGCAAAACACCTGGCTGGAAAAGGGCTTTGCCATGACAGACAGCCTGGTGGCCTGGTGCAAGGCGAATCACCTGTACCTCATCCTGGACCTGCACGCCGCCCCCGGCGGACAAGGCAACGACCTCAATATCTCCGACCGTGACGGGAGCAAGCCTTCCCTCTGGCAAAACGAAGCAGACCAGGAGAAGACAGTTGCACTCTGGAAGCAACTGGCCACCCGCTACGCACACGAAGCCACCGTGGCTGGTTACGACGTGCTCAATGAGCCCAACTGGGGCTTTGACGACCAGGAAAAGGACCGCAATGGCACCGGTGAAAAGCACAATGGCCCGCTGAAAGCCCTGCTGGTAAAGATCACAGCGGCTATCCGCAGCGTGGATAAAGAACACATCATCATCATTGAAGGCAACGGCTGGGGCAATAACTACAACGGCATGCTGGAGGATGGCCTGTGGGATAAGAACATGGTGCTGAGCTTTCACAAATACTGGAACAATAACGACACGGCATCCATCAGCCATATCCTGCGCTACCGCCGCAATTTGAATGTGCCCGTATGGCTGGGAGAAACAGGGGAGAACTCCAATACCTGGTTTACGGATGCCATCAGCCTGTTTGAGGCCAACAACATAGGCTGGAGCTGGTGGCCCCTCAAAAAACTGGGCATCAACAACCCGCTGCAAGTGCCGTCTAACAAGGGTTACGATGCACTGGTAGATTACTGGAACGGGAAGTCCACCACCGCGCCGGATGCTGCCGCTGCTTACCAGTCACTGATGGAACTGGCCCGCGCTTCAGACATCCGCCATAACATTGTGCACTACGACGTGATAGACGCCATGATCCGCCAGCCCCACAGCAACAAGGCTATTCCCTTTAAAGCGCATGTGGCCCATGCAGGTGCGGTGATCAATGCGGCAGATTATGATCTGGGCCGCAACGGCGTGGCGTATTTTGATAAGGATACCGGTAACTACCGCATTTCCGGCCACCCGGGTGTAGGTAACCGTGGCGGCGTGTACCGCAATGATGGCGTGGATATTTTCCAGGATGCGGAAAAGGATTACTACGTGGGCCATACGGAAGAAGGTGAATGGATCCAGTACACGATAACGGTACCGGCTACACGGGAATACACCCTGCAGACCCTGGTACGTGGGGAAGGCCGGTTCCAGTGGACGGAAAACGGCAAAGCGCTGACGGAGCCGGCAGAGGCTACTGGTACAGCATTTACACCCAGCACGGCGAAGGTGAAACTGGGCAAGGGCATGCACCAATTGCGTTTCCAGGTGCTGAAGGGAGGAGTGGAATTTGCCGGGGTGAAATTTTAGAAGCTATTGCTGAAAGATCACTGCTATAAAACGGAAGCGGCCGGGGGAACCCGGCCGCTGTTTCATTCATCACACGTTTAGTTTGTTAGTAGAGGTCATTCTGTTTCAAATTCTTATTCACATCTATCTCTTTCTGCGGGATGGGCCACAGGTAGTTTTTCTTTGGATCAAATACACGGTCTTCCGCTTTGATGGGAGCACCGGTGAGGGTGAGGGCGCCGGTGCTGGCATTTACATTCCCGGTACGGGCGCCATACACGGCGCCTGCCATTACCTTGTCACCGATCTGCCAGCGCTTCACATCGTACCAGCGGAGGCCTTCCATGGCCAGCTCTGAACGGCGTTCGCGGCGGATAAGGGTTTGCAGCTTGTCATAAGTGGCATAAGCGGTGCGGTCCACTTTCGGCATGCCGGCACGTACGCGTACGCTGTCTATGGCGTCATACATTTCGCCATCCAGCTGTTTGCTTTCAATCTTCGCCTCTGCAAAAGTGAGCAGGATCTCCGCGTAGCGGATCACGGGGAAGTCCAGGCCTACGTTCCACATATCATTGAAATCGCCCAGGTTAGAGGTGTATTTTTTAGGTACATAAGCTGTCTTGGAATTGTTGTTGCCCCCGTAGTAATCAGCACCGCTGCCATTGATGGAGTTGTAGTAGCTGCCCTGGTATAGCTGTCCAGGATATACGATGGTGGCGGATAAGCGGGGGTCACGGTTCTTGTAGGGATCATCCGGGTTATAACCGGAGCCGCTTTCCGTGATGGTCTTGCCATTGGCCATTTCATAGTTGTCTACCAGTGCCTGTGTAGGATCAATAGAGCCCCAGCCACCCACGCCGGAAGAAGGCATTACCCCCAGTGATTCAAAGGGATTGTCGTTCTCCTTGTACTGCACGTTAAGGATGGTTTCCGAGTTGTTATTATTCTGGATGCGGAACAGGTCCTGGTAGTTGGGAAACAGCGTGTAGCCCATGCCCATTATGGTTTTGCAGTCAGTGATACAGTTGGCATAGTCACCGGTGTACAACTCCAGGCGGGCTTTCAGTGATATGGCGGCCCCGCGGGTAATGCGGCCTACATCGCTGCCGGTGTAAGACAGGGGCAGGTCCGGCGCAATTTCCGTGAGCTCGTCCATGATGAATTTGTATACAGTAGCCTTGTCCGTGCGGCTTACAGTGTTGGCTTCCTGCGTGGTGAGCTGGGTGGTCACCAGGGGTACGTCGCCATACAGTTCATACATCACAAAGTACTGGTAGGCGCGCAGGAAGCGGGCTTCCCCTTTTACGCGGTGTTTCAGCGCGCTGTCCATCGGCGTTTTATCAATGTTGGCCATAAACCAGTTCACGCGTTGGATGGTGGTAAAGTTCCACCGGGAGGCGGCATCGCCATCCGTGGGGGTTATGTACCCGTTGCCATGCGTGGTGTAGCCTTCCCAGGGATATTGGCCGTACGCATTGTCAGACGCGCAATCCATGTAAATGATGTTATAGCCATCTTCCCAGCCGTTGTAGCAGCCATTCACCGCGGCAATGGCGTCATTGGCGGAGGTGAAAAGGGAAGATTGGCTGTAGGAGTCCAGCGGCGTGCGGTCCAGGAAGTTCTTCTTACACGCGGTAAGCCCCAAAGCCGCTACCACGCTTATATATAGCAATGTTGTCTTTCTCATGATCTTCAGTTGTTCGGATTAAAAAGTAACGTTCAGCCCCAGGGTGTTCACCTTTACCTGCGGGTAGGTATAGCCTCTTTCGCCGGCAGGCGCTTCAGGGTCTATCCAGCTGTAGAAGGCGGTGTGTGTCCAGATGTTCTGACCACTGTAATAGAAGCGCACTTTCTGCAGGCGTACCGCGTGCAGCCAGGCTGCCGGCAGGTTATAACCGATCTGCAGGTTCTTCAAACGCAGGTAATTGGCATTACGCACCCAGAAAGATGAGGGGGTTTGCAAGGCATCGTTTTGCGTGTAGGTGGACCAGAGGCGGGGAAACGCTGTGGAATGGTTTTCCGGTGTCCAGCGGTCCAGCAGGGCGGAAGTAGGCTTGCCGGCGCCATTGCTGGTCTGGCCCAGTACTTCCCCTTCCACGTAACCTTTTACCCCGGCAGCGCCCTGGAAGAAGGCGGAAACATCAATGCCTTTCCAGCCTAAGCCCAGGTTTATACCGTACGTCATTTTCGGGAAGTAAGAGCCGAGATACACCCGGTCGTTACCATCTATCACGCCATCATTGTTCTGGTCTTTGTAAGCAATATCACCGGGCGCGATCTTACCGCCGCTTTGGGTGGCATGTTTGTCCACCTCGTCCTGGGTCTGGAAAATGCCCGTGGCCTGGTAGCCGTAGAAAGAGTTGATGGGCTCACCTACCTGCTTGTAGGTAACGCCGCTGATGATGGGGCCTGTGCCATGCAGGTCTGTTACCTTGTTGCGGATGAAGGCCGTATTGGCGCCCACGCTGTAGGTGAAATCGCCCACATGGTTGTGGTAGTCTGCGGAGATCTCAAAGCCCTTGTTCTGCACGGAGCCGGCATTCTGGATAGGCGCCGTGAGACCGTAGGTGGAAGATACCGGTACATTCAGCAGGATGTTGTCCGTATTCTTGATGAAGTAGTCTGCGCTTACATTCAGCGCGTCGTGCAGGAAGCCTGCGTCAATGCCGAAGTCTGTTTCAGTGGTGGTCTCCCAGGTGATGGCTGCATTGGCGCCTTTGGTGGGCGCTACGCCGGCTGCAATGGTGTTATTGAAGCTGTAGTTCTGCCCTGCAGACACGCTGGTGATGTAAGGATACACGCCCAGTTTGTTGCCATCCGCATCCACGATCGCATCCAGGTTCTGGTTACCCAGCTGTCCCCAGGATGCACGCACTTTCAGGTTGGATACGGTATTCTTCAGCGGTTCAAAGAAAGATTCTTCAGATACGCGCCAGCCGGCAGACACGGAGGGGAAGAGGCCCCAGCGGTTATCACTGGCAAAGCGGGAAGATGCGTCGTAACGCAGGTTGCCTTCCAGCAGGTACTTGCCCTTGTAATCATAGTTCACACGGCCAAAGAAGGATTGCAACGCCACTTCATAGCCATAACCGGTTGCTTTCTGGCCATCAGTGGGGCCTGCATTCAGTTCACTCAGGGAGTTGTTGAGGAAGCCTTTTCGGTAGCCTTCCAGTTCACTATACTTCGTATATTCCTGGGAGTAGCCGCCCAGGATCTTGAAGTTGTGATCACCCCAGGTCTTACCATAATCGATCACACCCTGCAGGGTTACTACGCGGGTCTGGTCATCATGATCGGTGAGGGAGTTGGGGCCCTGGTACAGCGTGGGCGTCCCCTGCGCATTGTAGTATTGTATATCGGAGAGGAACTTTTTATTCTGATCCGTGATCAGGCGGTAACCCAAGGTGGGCCTCAGGTGCAGGCCTTTTACAATTTCCAGGTCAGCGGTGGTGTTGCCCACCAGGTAGTTGGCTGCCAGGTGGTTGAAAGACGGGCTTTCCAGCCATGCCATAGGGCTACCATCCCCGATGTAGCCATAGTGCCCGTTCGCATATTTGTACGGGATAATAGGGGAGATGCGGTTGATCTGGCGGAAGAGCTGTGAGAAGTCGCCCGTGTAAGGATTGGATGGCTCGTTGACGGGATTGTAGGTGTAAGCCAGGTTTGCGCTGACACGGAACTTGTCTGTTACGCGAGTGTCCAGGTTAAAGCGCATGGTGTAGCGCTGCGCATCAGATTTTTTTACAATACCATCCTGGTCATAATAGCCCAGCGAGAACATGTACTGGGTTTTATCCGTGCCACCGTTTACAGATGCATAATGATTTTGCTGGAAGCCGCTGCCTTTGTAGAAGAGGCCCAGCCAGTCTGTGTTCGGGTAGTTGTAAGGATCAGAACCGTCCTTGAATTTCTGGATCTCTTCATCCGTGTAGCGAATAGGTTTACCCTCATTCTGCAGGGTTTCATTGTACAGGGATGCGGCTTGCCAGGAGGGCAGGAAATCCGGGAGGCGCGTGGCTTTCTGCTGGCCCACGTACATGTTGTACTGCACCTGCGC encodes the following:
- a CDS encoding spondin domain-containing protein, with product MLHNKPAVMLALMALPLAFTACKKDHNTPPATGLTLTVENVLQSRPLVESGTFKGAGSPGLIFPGDSVSIRFSAAKGEAISFAAMYGWSNDLFFAPGNPGIQPYDASGNPIEGDVSAQVKLWDNGTRVNQVPGANVTHPGTPASANVTEVNGTDAQGNTYLAASRLVSARLHYEGNSYFTLSLKNISGGTQNETPLSPGVWAVSYIAGGTLLNPSPIYTKDKPTANGLTNIAEAGDNSALNTYLTANTGIFTPLSPILVVVYNGDANPFYQTGEADRGEGLKNLAQQGDATILAAALKNKPGVKAVYVLPAPNTTVLLPVIGEMSGGAVSQALQVHKGDRLAIATMYGFSNDWFFATTGNGVDATAKGDISNSIALYDDGTAIDQFPGAGITQFNLAGTPLTDNKPITLVPNPNAFTTLPAISNIIRVKLQ
- a CDS encoding SusC/RagA family TonB-linked outer membrane protein gives rise to the protein MTKRLLCFLLFLLPLYALAQVKISGVVRSQADRTPLEGVTVVVKETQTMVLSGKDGHFSIAAKPGQTLHFSYVGFTAQDVSVPATPDGPLQVQLPETKEKLNEVVVVGYGTQKKVNLTGAVGVVTAAKLQDRPVTNVTNALQGTVSGVTVVSSNGQPGKDNGTIRVRGIGTLNNSDPMVVVDGIISSMNDVNPNDIESISVLKDAASAAIYGSRAANGVILITTKKGKKGTAQVQYNMYVGQQKATRLPDFLPSWQAASLYNETLQNEGKPIRYTDEEIQKFKDGSDPYNYPNTDWLGLFYKGSGFQQNHYASVNGGTDKTQYMFSLGYYDQDGIVKKSDAQRYTMRFNLDTRVTDKFRVSANLAYTYNPVNEPSNPYTGDFSQLFRQINRISPIIPYKYANGHYGYIGDGSPMAWLESPSFNHLAANYLVGNTTADLEIVKGLHLRPTLGYRLITDQNKKFLSDIQYYNAQGTPTLYQGPNSLTDHDDQTRVVTLQGVIDYGKTWGDHNFKILGGYSQEYTKYSELEGYRKGFLNNSLSELNAGPTDGQKATGYGYEVALQSFFGRVNYDYKGKYLLEGNLRYDASSRFASDNRWGLFPSVSAGWRVSEESFFEPLKNTVSNLKVRASWGQLGNQNLDAIVDADGNKLGVYPYITSVSAGQNYSFNNTIAAGVAPTKGANAAITWETTTETDFGIDAGFLHDALNVSADYFIKNTDNILLNVPVSSTYGLTAPIQNAGSVQNKGFEISADYHNHVGDFTYSVGANTAFIRNKVTDLHGTGPIISGVTYKQVGEPINSFYGYQATGIFQTQDEVDKHATQSGGKIAPGDIAYKDQNNDGVIDGNDRVYLGSYFPKMTYGINLGLGWKGIDVSAFFQGAAGVKGYVEGEVLGQTSNGAGKPTSALLDRWTPENHSTAFPRLWSTYTQNDALQTPSSFWVRNANYLRLKNLQIGYNLPAAWLHAVRLQKVRFYYSGQNIWTHTAFYSWIDPEAPAGERGYTYPQVKVNTLGLNVTF
- a CDS encoding cellulase family glycosylhydrolase, encoding MKRHLLPLLLLATAAFQTARSQGILHTKGQQIVDARGNNVLFRGIGLGGWMLQEGYMLHLNQEGQQHKIRERIGKLLTPEQTQEFYDTWLAHNTTKADIDSLKAWGFNQVRLPMHFALYTLPSDKEPVPGQNTWLEKGFAMTDSLVAWCKANHLYLILDLHAAPGGQGNDLNISDRDGSKPSLWQNEADQEKTVALWKQLATRYAHEATVAGYDVLNEPNWGFDDQEKDRNGTGEKHNGPLKALLVKITAAIRSVDKEHIIIIEGNGWGNNYNGMLEDGLWDKNMVLSFHKYWNNNDTASISHILRYRRNLNVPVWLGETGENSNTWFTDAISLFEANNIGWSWWPLKKLGINNPLQVPSNKGYDALVDYWNGKSTTAPDAAAAYQSLMELARASDIRHNIVHYDVIDAMIRQPHSNKAIPFKAHVAHAGAVINAADYDLGRNGVAYFDKDTGNYRISGHPGVGNRGGVYRNDGVDIFQDAEKDYYVGHTEEGEWIQYTITVPATREYTLQTLVRGEGRFQWTENGKALTEPAEATGTAFTPSTAKVKLGKGMHQLRFQVLKGGVEFAGVKF
- a CDS encoding AraC family transcriptional regulator, which produces MKLQFEDNKKGRFTVLIHEPAFAGEGIAAGPDTTNAIVYNDGKDQSITIDEVPYLLPANAVLPLMANQHFRFEHPEWLIAWQFNRDFYCIADHDAEVGCVGFLFYGIQHPLFVALSPVDIRNIHIIRDLCVEDMAVKDRMQGEMLRTLLKRLIINVTRIAKQQTDSYARFTDEKMDILRKFNLLLEIHFRDQHEVQFYAHALNRSPKTLANLFAIFNHPSPSRLIQRRIVQEAQRYLHYTDKSAKEIAYALGFVSPAHFSRFFRQQTGSSISEFRQRQP
- a CDS encoding RagB/SusD family nutrient uptake outer membrane protein; protein product: MRKTTLLYISVVAALGLTACKKNFLDRTPLDSYSQSSLFTSANDAIAAVNGCYNGWEDGYNIIYMDCASDNAYGQYPWEGYTTHGNGYITPTDGDAASRWNFTTIQRVNWFMANIDKTPMDSALKHRVKGEARFLRAYQYFVMYELYGDVPLVTTQLTTQEANTVSRTDKATVYKFIMDELTEIAPDLPLSYTGSDVGRITRGAAISLKARLELYTGDYANCITDCKTIMGMGYTLFPNYQDLFRIQNNNNSETILNVQYKENDNPFESLGVMPSSGVGGWGSIDPTQALVDNYEMANGKTITESGSGYNPDDPYKNRDPRLSATIVYPGQLYQGSYYNSINGSGADYYGGNNNSKTAYVPKKYTSNLGDFNDMWNVGLDFPVIRYAEILLTFAEAKIESKQLDGEMYDAIDSVRVRAGMPKVDRTAYATYDKLQTLIRRERRSELAMEGLRWYDVKRWQIGDKVMAGAVYGARTGNVNASTGALTLTGAPIKAEDRVFDPKKNYLWPIPQKEIDVNKNLKQNDLY